Genomic segment of Gloeocapsa sp. PCC 7428:
ATTAAACGGTAATTCTTCAACACTGTCTATATATTTATCAAAGAAATCACTCAAATGTGTTTCTGCGACAGTTTCAATGACTTGTTGCAACTGTTGTGGAGTAAAGCCAATCTCTGATATACCAAATTGTTGCCACATTTGCCGCATCACATCATCAAGCGATCGCGTGTTATTGTGGCGATCGCGAATCAGTAAATCGAGTAGCAACGATACTAACTCGCCTTTGAGGTAGTAAGAAATTTGAGAATTACCGCTATTGGCATCGGGGCGATATAACTTAATCCAAGCATCCCAACTCGATTCGGATAAAGGTTGCACTAAGCGCCCTGGCGTCGTTTGCAAGCGTGTGATATCTTTACTTAAGTTATCTAAAAATGACTTAACATCATAAATTCCTGCCCGTAAAGGAATGACAATATCGTAATAACTTGTCGTTCCCTCACAAAACCACAGCGACGGCGTATAATTTTCGCGATCGTAGTCAAATACTTCTAATGCTTTTGGACGAATTCGCTTGACATTCCACAAGTGAAAAAACTCGTGTGCGACCAATTGCATAAAGCGATCGTACTTCTCTTTTGCCCGAAATCCTAAGCGTGGATAATTTAAGGAACAACTATCTTTATGTTCTAAACCCCCATTACCTTGCGAAGATAGGTGCAACAAAAAGACGTACCTTTCGTAAGGTAAACCACCAAACATCTCGGCTTCTACCTGAATAATTTTTTGGATGTCGGGAATCATCTTTGCTACATCGACATTTCCCTTTCCCCAAATGGCTAATTCATGAGATTTCTCCAAAGCTTCAAAATGATGTAACGCATGACAGCCAATTTCAAAGGGACTATCAACTAATGTGTCATAGTCGGAGGCGATGAAAGTGTGAGGCGCTGTGGATACTGGTAAAGGAGTTGTTACCCGCCATTCGGGTTTAGGCGGTACGATTGTGACGCTAATTGCTTGTTTCTCCCACTCAGGAATTCTAAAAAACAGTGCAGCGCCATTGAAGTAACCGTGAGTTGCGTCTAGATGATTTGTGCGTACCGATAATTCGTGCGCGAATACGCGATACTGAATTGTCATTGTCGCATCTTGCTCAGTCGTTGTGACTTGCCAGTGATTTTTACTGAGCTTGCGCCACGATAAAGGTTTTTCTCCTGCGGTTGCGGTAAAATCTTGAATGTGTTTGGCGTATTCTCGGACTAGGTAAGAACCTGGTGTCCAAACGGGTAGCTTGAGATCGAGTAGCGGCGATCGCCAGCCTGTAAGGTTTAAGGTAACTTCAAACAAATGCGATTCAGGTTGCGACATGGCTACCTGATACTGTATCTGCGACGTTGTATTAATTTGGCGATTAGCGCGAATAGCGGTTGCTTCCGTCATTGTTATCTTGGCTGTGGAGTCTTAAAAGCCAATGTAGCAGTTAATTTGGTATGAGGGCATTAGTTAGAAGTGAGATTGGAGAATAGCTATTCTTAACAATTACCTATTACCGATTACCAATGACCGGTCTTGAGGTTATATTTATTTTCACTTCTGTACTCATTAAATTTCTTTGAGTTTTTCTAGTTGGTTATTAACGTTTGCCAGCAGTTGATTGAGTACTGGAAGTGCTTCTAATTGTTCGCGACTCAAGTTAGGATGCGTTTTGGCTCGTTTGTGCAATTCGCGTAACTTGTGCTGTAGTTGTTGCGCGATCGCTAGTGCATCTTGACCAAGGTGCGATAATTGCTGTTGCTGATAAAATTCTAAGGCTGCACCCCGCAAAACTTGTAGTGTTGCTTCTTCACCAAAAGCGCCAGGCATAATCTGTAAACGTAAGAGGATGCGGCTATTTTGGTATAAACGTTCAATTTCTACTTGTGTTTGTTCTTCGACAGGTGCGATCGCTAAATGCATTAACTGCTTGAGTTCGTCGATAACTTCTTGAAATTGTTGCGCGGGAAGTTTTTCTAATATAGACTGTACAACACCATTAAGACTCCAAAGAATGCGACCGTATTGAGGATATTGTCGTTCAAAGTAAAGTCTGCCAATGCCTTCAGCGAGTATTCTTGCAAGTAGTTCTTGAAGAAGTTCTTTTGCAGGTAATGTGGCAAGTATTTCTACAGAACTTGCTAGATGCATTGCGTTGACTTCTAGCGTTGGTAGCGCTAAGGGCAGTTCTGTAGCTTCTAATTCGGTTGTGGAGGATATTTTTTCGACAGTTAAGGGAGGAATTGCCTGTTGTTTCGCTTGCTGGGTAGTTTCTTTGTATTTTAAGTACGCAGAAAGCATTGCCCGATGCGTATTTAAGCCGATTGATTGCGTTACTAATGAGTAATTCATGTGGGACACAATACAACCAACATAATCTTTTGCTGCGGTGTCTTCGAGGTTGACCATGCCTAAGCGTAAAACATTTTCGGCTAACGACAAAGGGAGTACTTGATGATACAAACAGGCTTCAAGCGAGATTACGTTGTCGATAAGCCAGAACATTTGCTGAATATCCACCTGTACCACTCCGTTTAGACGTGCGATCGCTACCACTAGACAATGAGCATTTCACCCCAAAAAACAAGCGTATAAGCACCCAAATTAATGTATTAATTGTTTCTTTTAATAACTCTAGTATAGTGAAATATTGTTGCTACTGTTCTGGTTAATTTTGCTGGATTATTTGAGAAAAAAGATACACGAAGCAATCCAGATGCTTCGCATAACAGCTATCTTAAAGGGATCAAAAAGCAAATAGATTCTCTTATCCTTGAGTTCGCATGGTTTGAGCTACTAGGTATAGCTTAGTCCACTCCCCAACTACTTGATGGGTTTGCAGATGCATCAACTGCGCAATGGTTGTTGTATCCTTACCATCTCTCAGCAACTCGATTAGCTGACATTGTGTAGGGGTTAATTTTTCCCAATAACTTTGCCATTGCTGCGGTGTTAAACCAAAGCTATGTTCCTGTAAAGAAGTTTCCAGCCAGTTTCCAACCAGTTCGGTTTGTTCTTTTGCCGCAAATACGCGTACTGCATGATAAGTGATCTTTTCGCGCAGGCGGTATACTTCTTTAACTTGCAAGTTTAAACAGCGTGCGATCGCTTCTTGCGATTTTCCTTGCAGATATAGCTGTAACCACTTAAGTGCGGTTATTCCCAGTTTTTGGGCTAAATAAGCTTCAAATTCCTTTTGAACTTTGATTCTTAAAGCTTGTTGCTCAATATGTGTTTGTCGATCTTGATGTTGCGCGATCGCTTGGGTATCAAATAAACTAATTGGCTCGTCATTGTCTTCGGTGCAAAAATCTTCTGATACAAGCTTAACCAAATCTTGGGCGGGAACTTGCGTTAATCCACCGCGCGAAGCTCGACGTAAGTAGTTCACAAATCGATAGACAATCAACGGTTGATTGCGAATCCGCCGTAGGCTATATTCCTCCAAACTCGTAAATAACAATGCATTTCGCAGTTTTGCATCATCAGTGCATTGCGCAATCCAGTTCATCTGCTGCTGCATATAGCGATCGCTTTGCAGTAGTTCTTGAATGACTTCTTGCAGAACATCGAGTACCGTTGTTGCGCGATCGCGACTTAGAGAAACCCAAGTGCGAATCTTGTTGCGGAGAATCACTAAACTACTTAAGCGCGTCGTCAAGTTGCGATAAGCACGTTCTGGACTTTGCCCTAAATAGCGATGCAGTAAGATGCGATAACGGTATTCCATTCCTTGCTGTACGAGTTCTAGTTCATGAGGAAGCAGTGTCTCGATTCTTTCGATATCGTTACCAATTAGCCAACGCACAATACTCGCTTGGGTGACTTCAGGATATTGTTGTAGTTCAAGACAAAGCCGCGATCGCCAACTTTGTGTAAGGTCTTCTGTCCACTTAATCATGAGATTGTCTTCCTTGAATACTTGCGCTAAAGTTTGCATGACAACCTGCACTTCTATATGTCGTACTCAGTTGATTTATGTAGCAGATGCTCCTGACTTGCTTGAATTGTGCAAATTAGCTTGGTAGCGTTTACTTACACTTTTCTCAATTCCTAGCTAAAAACTCAATTTGTTTGTACATTTTTATCTTTATATTGCTGACACAACTCTCGATCCCTGATCGCTAACAGTCAATGCTTTTTCTCGTCAGTTTTTTATTCAATAAAATTTGTTTAACTTTTATTGATTTGTCAGCACTAAAGTCAGAAGATATGCAGCTTTTACTAAAATTTACAAACTTTATTTTCGGTTTTCAGTAGTTTAGTAAATGCCCGAATATCAGTTTGATACATTTAGCTTTATTCCCAAAACAGTTGTTTATTTGTATACTTTATAAGTATTATGCTGCATAAGTTTAAAAAACTAGATATGCTTTTAGTCTCCATTTGTTAACTATCCCTATTCTTTATTTTTTATTAAGGTTTATACCTAAATCAAAGAAAAATTCTTTGTCTCGGTGGTTCACTTGAAACATACTTTATCGTTATTGTATTATCCTTGTCGGTCGGTAAAAGACACCACAAGGTCAGCTAAAAGTAATAAAAATGTATTAAAGCAAACACGACTGAACTAGGGAAATAGTAGAATAATGCTGCTGAAGCGACAAAAGCAATTACTACTAGGTTTTTAACCAAACTCACCTGGAATGATGAGTATTGTTCGTTACCCCTTTAACGTTTACTCTACGGATATGAAGCCAATTCAGATAGATGATAGATTAATTATCTATCACTTAACACAGCACGACAACAGCAATAAATAAGGAGTGCTGGTAAATGAACGTTGAAGAAGCAATAGATGTTGTCGAGAAACTTCTCGAACAAGGACGCTTAAACAAAGCTCAAGAAATTGTATTTCGGCAATCTTGGGAAGGAAAATCATACATGGAGATTGCTAAAGCGTCTGGTTATGATACTGGTTATATCAAAGATACCGGTTCTCATTTGTGGCAGTTACTGACTAAAGTTTTTGGTAAAAAAGTTACTAAAAATAACTTTCAATCGGTTGTGTTACGCTACGCGCGGGTAGTAGTGCCCAAAGAGTTAAATAATCTAGCAACAGCAAGGTGGCGAACCGCAAGTGCTACAAGCGAAGCTGTAGTTTCTAACATTTCATCGATTCAGACACTGAGTACTCAATTCGCAACAATTCAAGAAGAAGGTACGACTCAACATGATTGGGGAGGTGCGCCTGATATATCAATTTTTTATGGCAGAAAAGAAGAATTAGTAACACTACAACAATGGATTGTTCAAGATCGCTGTCGATTAGTGACTTTACTAGGAATGGGTGGAATTGGGAAGACCAGTGTGTCAGTAAAGTTAGCACAAGAAATTCAAACCGATTTTGAATATATTATTTGGCGAAGTCTGCGGAATGCACCACCGATTCAAGAGTTATTGACAAACTTAATTTCATTTTTCTCGAATCAACAAGAAACAATCAACGATTTCCCTGAAAGCGTTGAAGCTAAAATCTCACTTTTAACCGATTATTTACGTGCGTCACGGTGTTTACTGATTCTTGATAATGCCGAAACAATTTTACGTCAGGGCGAACGTGCAGGCTATTACCTCGAAGGGTATGAAGAATACGGACAACTCTTGCGCTGTATTGCTCAAACACCACATCAAAGCTGTACGATCTTGACAAGCCGCGAAAAGCCGCGAGGCTTAGCATCATATGAAGGAATTGCATTACCCGTGCGATCGCTGCATCTAAATGGGTTAACCGCAGCCGAAGGGAAGGAAATCTTTGCAGCGAAAGGACTTTTTTGCTCAGCGTTACAACAACAACTTTTGCTTGAGCATTATCGCGGTAATCCGTTAGCTTTAAAAATAGTCGCGACGAATATTCAAGAATTATTTGATGGCGATGTCACTCAATTTCTCGCACAAGGTACTGCTGTTTTTGGCGATATCTGGGATCTGCTTGCGCAACAATTTATGCGTTTGTCGATTGCTGAACAGCAAATTATGTACTGGTTAGCCATCAATCGCGAACCTATTACATTAACAGAACTCAAACAAGACATCCTACCACTCATATCGCCGCGCGAAGTTCTAGAAGCACTCGAATCGCTACAACAACGCTCTTTAATTGAAAAAGCAGCCCCGATAACGCTTAAAAATACCGCAAGATTTACGCAACAGCCTGCGGTGATGGAGTATGTCACCGATCAATTTGTTACGACAATCTGCAATGAAATTACAACTCTAGATATTAACCTTTTCAATAGTCATGCGCTAATTAAAGCACAAACGAAAGACTACATTCGCGATGCGCAAGCGCGATTTATCGTGCAACCATTAGTCGATAAACTTCTAGCTAGTTTTAGAAATAAAAAAAGAATTGAAGAACACCTCGATCGCATTCTTCCACAACTGCGGACATCACTTGCCTCAGGATATAGCGGAGGTAACATTCTTAACTTACTCATTCACTTGCAAACTGATTTAAGTCACTACGACTTTTCTGAGATGAGTGTCTGGCAAGCTTATCTCAAAAACGCTAACTTGCAACACGTTAACTTGCAATACGCAGATTTAACCAATTCAGCATTTAGCGAGAACTTCGGCTGTATTTTGGCGCTGACTTACAGTCCAGACGGAGAAATTATTGCAACTGCGGGGGAAGCAGGACAAATTCGCTTATGGCGCGTTGCAGATATGAAACCTATCTTAACGTGGAAAGGTCATATTCGTTGGATTTTAGCCGTATCATTTAGTCCTGATGGCACAATTTTAGCGACAGGGAGCGACGATCGCACCGTAAAACTTTGGGACGCGCACACGGGCGAACTGTTGCAGACGCTACAAGGACATGCAAGCTGGGTGTGGTCGCTGGCTTTTAGTCCTGATGGCACAATTTTAGCAACAGGGAGCGACGATCGCACCGTAAAACTTTGGGACATTACCACAGGTCAAGTTCTACAATCTTTCCAAGGACACACCAATCGCGTCGAGTCTGTCAACTTCAATCCCCAAGGAACAATTTTAGCAAGTGGCAGCAATGACGGTAGTATTAGGTTATGGAATGTAACGAGCGGTCAGGCGATCCAATTAACCGAATCAGCGCAGCCAGTACGCGCGATCGCTTTTAGTGTTGATGGTGCGCTCCTAGCAAGTGGTGGTGATGATGGCAACGTTACACTTTGGGATCTCACTAGCGGAAGCTGTTTGCGTTTACAAGGGCATACTTACTTAGTGCAAAGCCTAGCATTTAGCCCCGATCGCCAAACCCTCGCCAGTGGCAGTCACGACAAAACTATCAAATTATGGGATCTGACGACAGGACAATGCACAAAAACACTGCAAGGACACGCCAGCCGCGTTTGGGCAGTTGCGTTTAGTCCTGATGGACAAACTTTAGTCAGTGGTAGTGACGATCGCTTGTTAAAACTGTGGGATGTCGAGACAGGTAAAGCGTTAAAAACACTCTGGGGTTATACAAATCTGGTGCGAGTTGTTGTTTTTAGTCCTGATGGAACCTTATTGGCTACGGGAAGTAGCGATCGCACCGTGCGCTTATGGGATATCCACACGGGTAAAGTTGTCAAAGCTTTTCAAGGACACACGCGTGGTATTCTTTCGACGGCATTTAGCCACAATGGGCAAATTCTCGCAAGTGCCAGTGAAAAAATTAATTTGTGGAACGTCGCAACCGGTAAGCTGATTAGAACATTACAAGGACACACAAACTGGGTATGGTCGGTGGCATTCCATTCTCAAGACAACATTTTAGCGAGTGCGAGCGGCGATCATACGGTGAAGCTATGGAATGTGGCAACAGGACGTTGCCTGCGAACGCTTGTAGGACATACAAACTGGGTGTGGTCGGTGGCGTTTCATCCGCAGGGTAGGATTTTAGCAAGTAGCGGTGATGTCACTGTCAGATTATGGGACGTTGTTACAGGAGAGTGTATCAAGGTTCTTCAAGGACATACTAACGGCGTTTGGTCGGTGGCGTTCCATCCGCAAGGCAAAATTCTGGCAAGTGCTAGCGACGACTACACCGTAAAGTTATGGGATGTTGACACAGGAGCGTGTTTGCAAACATTGCAAGAACACACGAACGGCGTTTGGTCGGTCGCATTTAGTCCTGATGGCAACCTCCTCGCCAGTGCGAGTGATGATAAAACATTAAAACTCTGGGACGTTAGTACGGGCAAGTGCTTACAAACCTTCCAAGGACATAGCGATCGCGTTACATCCGTCAGTTTTCACCCCCAGGGAAAACTTCTCGCAAGTGGCGAACAAGAAGAAAAGATCAAACTTTGGGATCTCGATACCGGCGAGTGCTTAACCACAATCCGTAGTGAACGCCCTTATGAGGGCATGAATATTACTGGTGTCACTGGCTTAACTGAGGCTCAAATCGCTATGCTCAAAGCCCTTGGTGCAGTGGAAACGGAAGCAGCAGAGGAGCCTGCGCCGTGCGGGAGGTCGGTTGCGTGCGGAGGTATCCTCCGTTGAGCAAACCGACCGTGAGGTTCCCCTCCGTTGAGGCGACTGGCGTGAGCAGAGGTGCAGGGGAAATATGAGATTAGATCGTTTGATCTGGTGCAACTATCGAACTGCCTATCTGAAAATTTGTGTTTGGTATCACAAATTTAATGTAATCTATATCACTAAATGCAATTTACTTTTTCAATAGATTTTAAATAAACTTAAGCAAGATTGAAGTCTTGTCGAAAGAATGCTGCCAATGCGGGTGCAATCGCCAATCCAGTCATCAGAATCAGAACGCAATATCAATCTCGATCAGCAAACGCAACTTGATCCACATGGTGAAGCGATCGCGTTGTTCGATGCTGCCAATCGCCTTGTTGTATTTAATCAACAGTTTTGTCAAAATTGGGGCTTACACTCCAACTGGCTCAAACAAAAACCCCATTACGAAGAGGTTTTTGCTGAAATCGTCAAGCAAGGCTACTGGTCGCAAACAGAGTACGCGCAATTTCTGAGCGCAGTTGCATCACCTGAGACAACTTTTCCGATATATATTGAGCAAACCGATGGAAAGTTCATAGAAGCTTATTGTAGCGACACATCGGATGCTGGAAATATCATTACTTTTTTAGATATTACTGAACATCGACGTTCTCAAGCGCATCTTAGCGCCGAACTCAAACGACAAGCATTTCTTTTGGGTTTGATGGAACGTATCCAGCCTGCGAGTGAACTGCAAGAAATTGGACACTTTGCACTCAGCTACCTGATACAAGCAATGGGGGCTGCGTTTGGTGATGTCAAAGTCATTTCCAGTAATGGGCAAGAAGCTTTGGCGCACGTCCTCACGAATGAAGTTTCTGGGCAATTTGTCGCGACTTATGGTGAGGCTGTTGTAGCCGAGATGACAAAATTACTCGATCGCGGCATTCCCTACGGACAAGGACTTCTCTGGCAAGTTGTCGAGACTGCTACACCGCTATTTGTTGAAGATTATTACAAACACCCCAAGGCAGTAACCGCATTTCGTCACCCTGGTATTGGTCAATTAGGTATCTTTCCAATTCCCGCTGCTGACGGCACCATCATTGGTGTATTAACGCTAGAATCTCGAAGCTTACGCAAGTTACAAGATGCTCCACAGCAAGATATGCTTATGGCAGCCTGCCGGATGCTCGGAGTTGCGATCGAACGCGCCCAAGCGCAAGAACGCCTGCGTCAGATTAACAAAGATTTAGAGCAAGCGTCGCAGCTTAAGTCAGAATTTTTGGCTTCGATGTCGCACGAACTACGCACGCCCTTAAATAGTATTCTCGGTTTTTCAGATCTACTACTACGCCAAGATTTCGCGCCTTTATCTTCGCGTCAAACAAAATATTTGCGGGTGATTGAAGAAAGCGGTCAACACCTTTTGCAACTGATTAATGATATTCTCGACTTATCTAAAATTGAATCTGGTAAAGCTGAATTAGAATTACAACCTGTCTCGATACCCGATCTGTGTCTTCAATGTCAGGAAATGATTCAGCCCCGCGTCAATAAGAAGCGGCTGAAACTCTCGCTCGATTTTGACGATCGCTTAAAACAAGCTAATTTAGATGAACGTCGTGTTCGCCAAATTTTAATTAACCTACTCTCGAATGCGGTTAAATTTACTCCTGAAGGCGGTCACATTCAACTGAGTTGTCGAATCGCTTACGGCAATGAATTAAAATCAGAAATTTATCGACCCGATTGTAGTCCAGTCAATCTGAGTACACCGTATGTGTGTATCGCCGTTGAAGATACAGGAATTGGTATTCCTCCAGACAAGTGGCATTTACTATTTCGTCCTTTTCAACAAGTCGATGCTTCTTTGACTCGACAACACGAAGGGACAGGCTTAGGGTTAGCACTCACAAAACGACTCGCAGAACTTCATGGCGGAACGGTTTCGCTCGAATCAATAGAAAATCAAGGTAGTACATTTCGGGTGTGGCTACCGTTAACCGAAATGCGCCAGCAGTTGGCACGTTATCCAAATCAGACTGAAGCTGCGCCAGAATGTGCGATCGCAACTGGTGAAGGTAAATGGATATGGGTTGTAGAGGATCAGCCATACAACCAAGCACTCATTATCGAGATGTTGGAATTACAAGGTTATAGAGTAGAGCTAATTGCCGACGGTCGTGCCATGATGGAAGCAATTCATTTGTACGCTGCATCTGCCAAAGCTTTACCCGATTTGATTCTTATGGATATTCAGTTGCCGAAAGTCGATGGTTTTAAACTGATTCGCCAACTCAAATCTAGCCCTTATTGGCAATCAGTACCAGTCGTGGCGCTGACCGCAATGGCAATGACAGGCGATTGCGATCGCTGTCTGGGTGCGGGCGCAGATGCTTATCTAAGTAAACCTCTAAGTTTGACTAATCTACAAAATACACTGCAAGCTTTAATCAAAGCCTAGCGGCTGAGAGACAGTTTAATTTTCAAGTTTTTAAGTAATTTCACTGCGGTAGCTGCGTTTTTTATTGATTAAGATACAGGCTACACGCTTTTGAATTTAAAGATGCTGGATTGAATCAGTTATTTAACAGTAATTATATATGTTATGTAACCATTTTAAATATTTTTTTAATCTAATTTTTTCGCTAATCACTATAAAGAATTAGCACTGAGCGACCTCAGCTATAATTGTTGCTGATCTAGGAGCAATGCATTCATAAAGTATTTCTTTACTTTGAATAAAATAGTAGATTTAAAAATCATAAAATATGGGAATGATTGCAAAATTGCGTTCTCCTAACCTCCAATTATACTCATTTTTATCACGCCTTCCTTTATTAAAAAGTTATAAAGGCAAGATTATGGTAATTGCCTTTATAGGCACGCATATACCACTTTTATCTTTACTTATTTATTTTGTTAACTCAACATCTTTTGGGCTGCAATTGAAGTTGCGCATCATAGTCATTGCGCTAGTAGCAACTTTAATAGGTACAGCACTGAC
This window contains:
- a CDS encoding M61 family metallopeptidase, with translation MTEATAIRANRQINTTSQIQYQVAMSQPESHLFEVTLNLTGWRSPLLDLKLPVWTPGSYLVREYAKHIQDFTATAGEKPLSWRKLSKNHWQVTTTEQDATMTIQYRVFAHELSVRTNHLDATHGYFNGAALFFRIPEWEKQAISVTIVPPKPEWRVTTPLPVSTAPHTFIASDYDTLVDSPFEIGCHALHHFEALEKSHELAIWGKGNVDVAKMIPDIQKIIQVEAEMFGGLPYERYVFLLHLSSQGNGGLEHKDSCSLNYPRLGFRAKEKYDRFMQLVAHEFFHLWNVKRIRPKALEVFDYDRENYTPSLWFCEGTTSYYDIVIPLRAGIYDVKSFLDNLSKDITRLQTTPGRLVQPLSESSWDAWIKLYRPDANSGNSQISYYLKGELVSLLLDLLIRDRHNNTRSLDDVMRQMWQQFGISEIGFTPQQLQQVIETVAETHLSDFFDKYIDSVEELPFNQYLAPFGLQVSTNSEDDSAPCIGIRAQTENGKEIVKFVEAGTPASIAGIDAGDELLAIDGVRVQANNLSDRMKDYQPHDTIQVTVFHQDELRTHHVILAAPRPNKYQIVPVENPSSTQQQNFQQWLGVPLETVM
- a CDS encoding HetZ-related protein 2 — protein: MIKWTEDLTQSWRSRLCLELQQYPEVTQASIVRWLIGNDIERIETLLPHELELVQQGMEYRYRILLHRYLGQSPERAYRNLTTRLSSLVILRNKIRTWVSLSRDRATTVLDVLQEVIQELLQSDRYMQQQMNWIAQCTDDAKLRNALLFTSLEEYSLRRIRNQPLIVYRFVNYLRRASRGGLTQVPAQDLVKLVSEDFCTEDNDEPISLFDTQAIAQHQDRQTHIEQQALRIKVQKEFEAYLAQKLGITALKWLQLYLQGKSQEAIARCLNLQVKEVYRLREKITYHAVRVFAAKEQTELVGNWLETSLQEHSFGLTPQQWQSYWEKLTPTQCQLIELLRDGKDTTTIAQLMHLQTHQVVGEWTKLYLVAQTMRTQG
- a CDS encoding NB-ARC domain-containing protein; translation: MNVEEAIDVVEKLLEQGRLNKAQEIVFRQSWEGKSYMEIAKASGYDTGYIKDTGSHLWQLLTKVFGKKVTKNNFQSVVLRYARVVVPKELNNLATARWRTASATSEAVVSNISSIQTLSTQFATIQEEGTTQHDWGGAPDISIFYGRKEELVTLQQWIVQDRCRLVTLLGMGGIGKTSVSVKLAQEIQTDFEYIIWRSLRNAPPIQELLTNLISFFSNQQETINDFPESVEAKISLLTDYLRASRCLLILDNAETILRQGERAGYYLEGYEEYGQLLRCIAQTPHQSCTILTSREKPRGLASYEGIALPVRSLHLNGLTAAEGKEIFAAKGLFCSALQQQLLLEHYRGNPLALKIVATNIQELFDGDVTQFLAQGTAVFGDIWDLLAQQFMRLSIAEQQIMYWLAINREPITLTELKQDILPLISPREVLEALESLQQRSLIEKAAPITLKNTARFTQQPAVMEYVTDQFVTTICNEITTLDINLFNSHALIKAQTKDYIRDAQARFIVQPLVDKLLASFRNKKRIEEHLDRILPQLRTSLASGYSGGNILNLLIHLQTDLSHYDFSEMSVWQAYLKNANLQHVNLQYADLTNSAFSENFGCILALTYSPDGEIIATAGEAGQIRLWRVADMKPILTWKGHIRWILAVSFSPDGTILATGSDDRTVKLWDAHTGELLQTLQGHASWVWSLAFSPDGTILATGSDDRTVKLWDITTGQVLQSFQGHTNRVESVNFNPQGTILASGSNDGSIRLWNVTSGQAIQLTESAQPVRAIAFSVDGALLASGGDDGNVTLWDLTSGSCLRLQGHTYLVQSLAFSPDRQTLASGSHDKTIKLWDLTTGQCTKTLQGHASRVWAVAFSPDGQTLVSGSDDRLLKLWDVETGKALKTLWGYTNLVRVVVFSPDGTLLATGSSDRTVRLWDIHTGKVVKAFQGHTRGILSTAFSHNGQILASASEKINLWNVATGKLIRTLQGHTNWVWSVAFHSQDNILASASGDHTVKLWNVATGRCLRTLVGHTNWVWSVAFHPQGRILASSGDVTVRLWDVVTGECIKVLQGHTNGVWSVAFHPQGKILASASDDYTVKLWDVDTGACLQTLQEHTNGVWSVAFSPDGNLLASASDDKTLKLWDVSTGKCLQTFQGHSDRVTSVSFHPQGKLLASGEQEEKIKLWDLDTGECLTTIRSERPYEGMNITGVTGLTEAQIAMLKALGAVETEAAEEPAPCGRSVACGGILR
- a CDS encoding ATP-binding protein; amino-acid sequence: MLPMRVQSPIQSSESERNINLDQQTQLDPHGEAIALFDAANRLVVFNQQFCQNWGLHSNWLKQKPHYEEVFAEIVKQGYWSQTEYAQFLSAVASPETTFPIYIEQTDGKFIEAYCSDTSDAGNIITFLDITEHRRSQAHLSAELKRQAFLLGLMERIQPASELQEIGHFALSYLIQAMGAAFGDVKVISSNGQEALAHVLTNEVSGQFVATYGEAVVAEMTKLLDRGIPYGQGLLWQVVETATPLFVEDYYKHPKAVTAFRHPGIGQLGIFPIPAADGTIIGVLTLESRSLRKLQDAPQQDMLMAACRMLGVAIERAQAQERLRQINKDLEQASQLKSEFLASMSHELRTPLNSILGFSDLLLRQDFAPLSSRQTKYLRVIEESGQHLLQLINDILDLSKIESGKAELELQPVSIPDLCLQCQEMIQPRVNKKRLKLSLDFDDRLKQANLDERRVRQILINLLSNAVKFTPEGGHIQLSCRIAYGNELKSEIYRPDCSPVNLSTPYVCIAVEDTGIGIPPDKWHLLFRPFQQVDASLTRQHEGTGLGLALTKRLAELHGGTVSLESIENQGSTFRVWLPLTEMRQQLARYPNQTEAAPECAIATGEGKWIWVVEDQPYNQALIIEMLELQGYRVELIADGRAMMEAIHLYAASAKALPDLILMDIQLPKVDGFKLIRQLKSSPYWQSVPVVALTAMAMTGDCDRCLGAGADAYLSKPLSLTNLQNTLQALIKA